From Desulfurobacteriaceae bacterium:
CATAAAGATGAAAGTGCTAAATGTTAGTCCAGAAACTTTGCTAAGATTTGGTGCAGTCAGCGAGCAAACCGCTAAAGAAATGGTTTTAGGAGTTAAAAGACTTATGAATACCGAGTGTGGAATTTCCATCACCGGAATTGCAGGACCAACTGGAGAGACACCAAAAAAGTCGGTAGGTCTTACATACATCGGGATATCTGTCAATGATAAGGTTGAAGTTTTTAAGTTTATCTTCGAAGACAAAGATCCTGATGAGGTAGCAAGAAGGAATGCAAGGAGAAGGAAGGCAGCCAAAAAAGCTCTAAAACTTCTCATAAAAATGCTAAAAGAGGAAACATGAAGGTACTTTTGATTCTTGGCAGTAATCTTGGAAATAGGTATGAAAACCTTAATAAAGCAGAAAAGTTAATAGAAAAGTTTGTGGGAAAGATTCTAAAAAGA
This genomic window contains:
- a CDS encoding CinA family protein; translation: MKPEYELKELLLEKNLKLSVAESCTGGLLSSRIVNVPGSSAYFMGGIVAYDNTIKMKVLNVSPETLLRFGAVSEQTAKEMVLGVKRLMNTECGISITGIAGPTGETPKKSVGLTYIGISVNDKVEVFKFIFEDKDPDEVARRNARRRKAAKKALKLLIKMLKEET